From the genome of Diabrotica virgifera virgifera chromosome 8, PGI_DIABVI_V3a:
CATGGTATGTATGCAGTGGACCATCTAGTTTTGGTATGGGATTAAGTGTTCCTTCTTTTTTTCCCTCCTTTTTGCTTCCTAATATACATGCTATACAGTTAGAAATAACATTTTTAACTTTCTCTTTTATCTTTGGTATATAAAAGTCTTTAACTATTACTTCCTCAGTTTTTCTCTCAGAAAAATGTCCTATCTCGTGACTTCTTATTATCTCAGTCTGCATATTTCTCGGTACAACTAATAGTTTTAATCCATTGACATACTTGTATAATATTTCGTGCTCTAAGTAAAAATCTTCATATGCTTCTGTCAGAAGTATTTGTTTTATCGCCTTGATGTGCTCGTCTTTATCCTGAGCCACTTTAATTCTTTGTATTACACCATCTTCTTCTGTAACCGTTAAAACTTTTGGATATCGGCTAAGAGTATCCACGTGAGACATCTGAGTACCTTTTCTATGCTCAATTTCATACTGGTACTCCTCTAGCATCAGTGCCCATCGTGCAACTCTTGTTGTAAGATTCTTCTTGTCCATAGTTCGCTTAAAGGCATCACAATCTGTAACAATTTTGAATTTGTTCCCAAGTAAATATATTCTAAACTTCTTCACCGCTCTTATAATAGCGAGTACTTCTAGCTCGTAACTGGTGTACTTCTCTTCCGCAGGTGTGGTTTGTTTACTCATATAATATATTGGGTGGAGCTTGGAATCATCAATAGACCGCTGTAGTAAACATGCTCCATAACCATGCTGGCTTGCATCAGTGTGAAGTTCCGTATAAGCACCTTGTCGATTAATGTGTAACACTGGCTCACTTATTAGTTTTTCCTTTGGTGTTTCAAAAGCCTTCTTTTGCTTGTCGTCAAACCTAAATTTTACTTTTCTATAATCGCAGCAAATTCTTGTCCGACCGTCCTTCTTCTTTACCAATACTATTGCGCTAGCAAAATCCGAACAACTAGGTTTAATTATGCCTTCGTTTAACCATTCATTTATCTGCGTATCTACCTCTTCTTTTTCAGGAACAGATAATCGTCTGGGTCTTTCATAAATTGGTTCCTCGTTTTTTAAGACAATTTTCATTTCAATTTCTGTCGTCTTCGTTTTCTTTGGTTCATAACTTTCCATTAACTGCCTAACAGTTTCTCTATGTTTTTAGTCTTCAATATGTGCTACATTTACTTCATCTTCTTTGTCTTTTTCGTCAAGCATAATGTGCATAATAAAGTTTTCGTCCGTCCTCTTGCACATTACTATCCCATCATCTCTTATACTAACAGATGCTTGttgtaaaatattatttccaATTATTGCTTGAAAAGATGTCGCAGCTTCTGGGATAATAATGAAATTTTAGATCAAACTTATCATCGTTAACGTCAGCTTGTGTCGAGAATGATCCTAATGTATTAACTTTCGCATTTTCTCCTAAGCCTTTCAACATTATGGTGTCGGGTGTTAAACAAATATCATTAAAGAATTTGTCATACACATCTTCTCTTATCGTACATATATCACTTCCGGTGTCAAATAAAGCTGTTAGTGTGATCTGATTAATTGTAAGTTTAAGCGCTGTTTTTGGCTGAACCTCAATTACATTCAAAGCTGTGTTTTCTGTAGTAGCCTTCGTCGATTTTTTATTGGGACATTTACTTGAAACGTGGCCATATTTGTTGCAGCTAAAACACTTCGTTCCCTTGGACTTATCTGGACAGTCCTTAGATCTGTGACCTCtatttccacaattaaaacaagTAATGTTGTTCTCTCTTTTCCTGTCATTCTTCTCTCTTTTTTCGTTTTTAACGATGTCCTCGTTTTTCTTAGATCCTTCTTTATTTGCTCTAAAGCCTTGAGCTTATCCAGTAGTCTCCTTACCGTGTATTCTCTCATACAGTTTAATTTTCTCCTTAAAGTCTGCAAAATCTTTTGCTCCATATAACACTAGTTTATTGGATGATTCGTCTTGTATTCCATCAATTATGTATTCTATAACAACTTCTTGTTCTAAGTAAGCTCTATTAGCTATTTCTCTCATATTAATCATGTATTCTTGTACAGTCTCATCAGATTTTTTTCGTCTCGTCATCAACATCTTCTGTATCTGTGCACTATTTACATGTACTCCGAATTCTTCGATTAAACATCTCTTCAAATCAGGTCAACTTCTGATGCCTTTTTCTGACTGCACAAACAGTTTGGCAAGtccatttaaacatttttttgcgtAGATTAATTTTTGTAAGTCGTTCCATCCTGTTATCTCAGCTACTTCTTCAAACTCGATAATCCACGTGCGAATAGGATATTCATCTTTTCCATTAAATGATCTTATGCTGTCTTCCACATCTCTAAAACTTAATGCAAATGATTCCTGTCGTCCTGTACCAGTCGCTCCATTATTCGCGGATCTAATTTCAGCGTTATTGCTTGCGCTATAGCTTATTTCTCCAATTTCTTCATGTACGTGAATATCTTCGTCATATCGTCTGTCTTCGTATCTTCGTCTTTCTTCGTCATTACTTCGTTCATATCTACGTCTTTCATCGCATATTTGTCGTCCTTCGTCATAATTTCGCCCTTCGCGTCTTCGTCTATCCTCGTCGTTTCTTCTCTCAcgtcttcttctttcttcttcttcaagtctTTCATCGTCTTTTGCGCGTCTTTCATCGTCTTTTCGTCTTTCTTCTTCCAATCGTCGTTTCTCTTTTTCTCGTCTTTCATCATTTTCCCGTCTTTCGTCTTCCAATTGGCGTTTTTCTTTTTCTCGTCTTTCATCATTTTCCCGTCTTTCGTCTTCCAATCGTCGTTTTTCTTCTTGCATTCGTCTTTTTTCGTCTTCCAGTTGTCTTTTTTCATCCTTTCGTCTTTCGTCGTCTTCGTCTATATCTGATACGTCATCCTCCTCTTCGTCATCTTCAGTTTCGTCGTCGTTAATGAAGGTATTCAAAAAGGAACAAATGCGAACAACCACGTCATGCTTCTCATTTTTATAATTCAAATCAAGAATTTGGCATATCCCAATTAAATCAGGAAGATAAAATTTTTCACTTACATCGTTACATTTACTCAAAAATTGTTCGGAAGTGTCGTCGAGCCGAAAACCAGGAAAAGCACGCAAAGCTTTTCTAGTTTTTCGAGGTTCACCTTCAGTGGAAAAACAAATGTAATGCAAAATTTTAACAACTCTCAACTTAGCGTGAGTAATATTATAGTCAATATTACGAATAGAACCTAAAGTTgccataataaaatattttcaaaaaatattcagCAATATCAAACGAAATATTTATAATTACGTAAAAAACTAAAGCATGCAAAAATTAAACCTTTTCAAAAAATGAAATAACCTTAGTAATGCGTATTTGTGCTATAAAACCTACAAAAATTAACGTTTTCCTAATCTTAAAACGAAAATATATCGTCAACAAAAAATATACTAGAATGTTTTTATAATGGACACGAAATTAAATCAAGATCAATTAATCGTTCATTCATATaaaaaactttttcttaaaacgTGTTTTCAAAGTTCATATGAATTTTCTGTTGCATCAGCACATCCACAAAAGGGAAATGTCATTGAAAACATAACGTTCAATCTTCTTGTCGTCTTAGTCTCTTGGTAGAATGTTGCAAAAAAAATCTCTTACCTTGCAGATCGTCTCTAATAGTTTAACTCGTTATTACCATTTCATAGGATTGAGTTCGTCATTGTGTTTTCATTCAAAACATATCAGCATTCAAAACAATATCGGCACGGCAATATGCGGCTAAACGTCAGCGTCAGTCGATCTCACGTAATCCATATCTCTGATTATCCTTATTATATCTGTCTTCTATCTGCTATCTGCTAATCTGCTATCCCGGACAGAGGCCCCAAAATGTAGGTTTTTATCTTCTGTTTGTCTAGTGTCTAGGGTTGATTCTTTGGTCACAGGTCGATTTTGGGATACAACAAACACTTAATTGTAGAACTCGTAATTACAAGGATAATGTAACAACTAATGTAAACGGTAATTAACACTGAACATTTAAAACGGCTTTATATCAAAAATATGCTATCTTATTTCGTCGTTCGTCTTTATTCTGATGAAAAAGGCCGTCTGCCCCCTATCATCAGCGTCTTAATGTCAACTCGACGTTTCTCTGACTTTTTGACTACTGTCACTTGGCCATGATATGCTGAACCTATAGAtctatcgcgtttttttttattattaggcaaaTGCCACTTAACTGGCTTTCGGCTCGCGTttatgataaaataaaataacttaaacGAATGTAATCCTACagtatttagttttttcttctAGAATGAGACAATATAAAAGAAAATCAGAAAGGGTAACTCAAAGCGTCTACGAGTTAGCTTCAGCGGAAGTTTTAAATAATCAATGTAGCTTAAGGCAAGCAAGTGGAACTTTCGGACTGTGTCATGTATTTCTATAcagatatataaaaaaagaagaacaaTGAGAGCCTACAAGTGAGTTACGCTAAACCAAGAATAGTTTTTACAGCCGAACAAGAAAGAAAAATGGCTTCATATATTCTGAAGTGtgccaaaatatattttagacTACTTCCCATGGAGATACGATAATTGACTTATCAATGTGCCGTGAAACTCAGTGCTAAGCAAATTCCTTCTTCTTGGCATCAAAATTGCATAGCTGTTCCAGATTGATTCCAAAATTTTATGCGTAGGAATCCACATTTATCTCTAAGAACATCGGAAGCCACCTCATTAAGTCAAGCAATATCTTTTAACACGAAAACGTTGGTGTTTTCTTCGAAATATAcaaagaaatattgacgaaacagGAGTCACGGCTGTTCAAAAGCTTAAGAAGATAGCAGCCCGAGGGCAAAAGCATGTAATTGCCATCACATCCGCTTAGTAATGTcggtaaagtcagcagcaccacttcataagaccaaattcagactaagactatattttattgctaatttattgctaatttattacgcaaaggaaacatttattgctgtagccgtttccgagaaacagtgggtgccgctagctttacggtaaagctagcagcacccactctatatctcggcaacgaaaaggagtacggggagcattttaacggcatattttattgctatttaattgctcttgattggtatattaaccaaacccaaaaaactaccccatcatcccctagcgtaaaactcacccctaaaaagatgatgaaaatcgaaaatgcaaccccaaggaattaattgctaatttattgctaatttattacggaaagaaaacatttattgctgtagccgtttccgagaaacagtgggtgctgctagctttacggtaaagctagcagcacccactctatatctcggcaatgaaaaggagtacggggatcattttaacggcatattttattgctatttaattgctcttgattggtatattaaccaaacccaaaaaactaccccatcatcccctagcgtaaaactcacccccaaaaagatgatgaaaatcgaaaattcaatcccaaggaattaattgctaatttattgctaatttattacggaaagaaaaaatttattgctgtagccgtttccgagaaacagtgggtgctgctagctttacggtaaagctagcagcacccactctatatctcggcaatgaaaaggagtacggggatcattttaacggcatattttattgctatttaattgctcttgattggtatattaccCAAACCCAAAAAAcaaccccatcatcccctagcgtaaaactcacccccaaaaagatgatgaaaatcgaaaattcaatcccaaggaattaattgctaatttattgttaatttattacggaaagaaaaaatttattgctgaagccctttccgagaaacagtgggtgctgctagctttacggtaaagctagcagcacccactctatatctcggcaatgaaaaggaatacggggatcattttaacggcatattttattgctatttaattgctcttgattggtatattaaccaaacccaaaaaactaccccatcatcccctagcgtaaaactcacccccaaaaagatgatgaaaatcgaaaattcaaccccaaggaattaattgctaatttattgctaatttattacggaaagaaaaaatttattgctgtagccatttccgagaaacagtgggtgctgctagctttacggtaaagctagcagcacccactctatatctcggcactgaaaaggagtacagggataattttaacggcatattttattgctatttaattgctcttgattggtatattaaccaatcctgaacatctaccccatcatcccctagcgcgaaattcacccccgaaaaaattatgaaaatcgaaaattcaaccccaaggaattaattactaatttattgctaatttaatacgaaaagaaaaaatttattgctgtagccgtttccaagaaacagtgggtgctgctagctttacggtaaagctagcagcacccaccctATATCTCGACAATGAAAAGGAATACAGGgcccattttaacggcatattttattgctaaataattgctcttgattgatatattaaccaatctctaaaaactaccccatcatcccctagcgggaaactcacccccgaaaaaattatgaaaatcgaaaattcgaccccaaggaattaattactaatttattgctaatttattacaaaaagaaaaaatttatcaCTGTAGCcatttccgagaaacagtgggtgctgctagctttacggttaAAGCTATATCTCGGCAAGAAAAATGGGTAAAGGGTCCATCTTGGCGAccaattttattgctaattatttttaataatcttGTCAAAATTCCGTCCTGTCAATTTTGTAAATATTCTGGACGCTACCGGAGAAGCCCCTGGaacgaaaataataaacaaaaaccaaaagtGGTCAACGAAAACACCATGGTTTACACTAGAGGTTAAATAAAACTGTCACCAAAAAAAGAAAGCTTTCCTAAAATATAGGTCAGAAAAAACGAATGAATCATATGAAAACTATAAAAGAGTAAGAACTGAAACTCATCAATTGGTAAGAAAAACAATAACAGATTATACTGGGAAAGATTCACAAAAGGACTAGAGATGGATTTCTATGGACAACAGAAACAAGGCGCTTCATAAGACAACAAAGAAGCGAAATGAAAGAACTAGTTGAAATAGAACACATAAAAGAGGATACGTGGGTGGCCTTCGtgacagaaatttttaaaaaagaaaacgaaaaatcTTTACCAGAAACACCAAATAAAATCAAATACCAAATGAACTCTTATAATATGGTGGTGTACAACAACTGCAActtcttattcataaaataatcgccacgaacagaataccagatgaatggagaagaGCGATCATGCTGAGGTTCTTCAAGAAAGCAAATAAGAAGGACCCCAATAACTATCgagcaataaatcttttaaatacaacactcaaATTGACAACAAGAATTATAGCGGCAAAGATAAACGA
Proteins encoded in this window:
- the LOC126890219 gene encoding capping protein inhibiting regulator of actin dynamics-like; amino-acid sequence: MQEEKRRLEDERRENDERREKEKRQLEDERRENDERREKEKRRLEEERRKDDERRAKDDERLEEEERRRRERRNDEDRRRREGRNYDEGRQICDERRRYERSNDEERRRYEDRRYDEDIHVHEEIGEISYSASNNAEIRSANNGATGTGRQESFALSFRDVEDSIRSFNGKDEYPIRTWIIEFEEVAEITGWNDLQKLIYAKKCLNGLAKLFVQSEKGIRS